Proteins encoded by one window of Geobacter sp. DSM 9736:
- a CDS encoding ABC transporter ATP-binding protein: protein MALIEINNLTKQYTCGGETVEALRGVDIGVEDGEFITIMGQSGSGKSTLLSILGGMNHPTAGRVEVGGTNIYALGDEPLADFRARNFGFVFQSFHLIPYLTALENVMLPLTVASRKTSEKRETSRRALEQVGLGGKCDRLPNQLSGGEQERVAIARAIVNRPHILFADEPTGNLDSKNSEEIMSLFRELNNEGQTVIMVTHNPENCVYADRTIQLKDGLVV, encoded by the coding sequence ATGGCACTGATAGAAATAAACAATCTAACAAAACAATATACCTGTGGTGGAGAGACAGTAGAAGCTTTGCGCGGGGTAGACATCGGCGTAGAGGATGGCGAGTTCATCACCATAATGGGGCAGTCGGGATCGGGTAAGAGCACACTGCTTTCAATTCTCGGCGGAATGAACCATCCAACCGCGGGAAGGGTCGAAGTGGGCGGTACTAATATTTACGCCCTTGGAGATGAACCACTGGCTGATTTTCGTGCCCGTAACTTCGGATTCGTCTTCCAGTCATTCCATTTGATCCCTTACCTTACAGCCCTGGAAAACGTAATGCTTCCCCTTACGGTAGCATCCCGGAAAACCAGCGAGAAACGGGAAACTTCGCGACGGGCCTTGGAACAGGTCGGGCTGGGCGGGAAGTGCGACCGGCTGCCGAATCAGCTTTCCGGCGGAGAGCAGGAGCGGGTAGCAATCGCAAGGGCCATCGTCAACCGTCCCCATATACTCTTTGCTGACGAGCCGACCGGGAACCTCGATTCCAAGAACAGCGAGGAAATCATGTCCCTATTCAGAGAGCTCAATAACGAGGGGCAGACGGTCATCATGGTTACCCACAACCCGGAAAACTGCGTATATGCCGACAGGACGATCCAGCTGAAGGATGGTCTTGTGGTGTAA
- a CDS encoding response regulator: protein MENATVLVVDDDHEILLLLKNAFARYGVPVDCLSSGEEAIALLDTDAGYSILLTDLNMEEMDGIELARQAKAIVPEIRIMLITGAPVDDKASQIAEAGIERVFEKPVSVEDLLDDLNLLPPKV, encoded by the coding sequence ATGGAAAACGCAACTGTTCTGGTTGTAGATGATGACCATGAAATCCTTCTGCTGCTGAAAAATGCCTTCGCCAGATATGGTGTGCCAGTGGACTGCCTATCCAGCGGAGAAGAGGCAATCGCGCTACTCGATACGGATGCAGGGTACTCTATTCTGCTTACGGACCTCAACATGGAGGAGATGGACGGTATTGAACTGGCCAGGCAAGCGAAAGCGATCGTCCCGGAAATACGCATCATGTTGATCACTGGTGCCCCGGTTGATGACAAAGCATCTCAAATTGCGGAGGCGGGCATTGAGCGGGTTTTTGAGAAGCCGGTTAGCGTGGAAGACCTTCTAGACGACTTGAACCTGCTTCCTCCAAAAGTGTGA
- a CDS encoding flagellar basal body protein has translation MTTERRRMNLISSNIANANTKRRPRSARL, from the coding sequence GTGACCACGGAACGGAGGCGGATGAACCTCATTTCGAGCAACATCGCCAACGCAAACACCAAAAGGCGGCCGAGATCCGCAAGGCTGTAG
- a CDS encoding nitrogen regulation protein NR(II) gives MTARSIRQTGIRLLVLTAFIGGISLFHYLTPLNRPMLHDIFQRLYHLPIILAAFWFGLRGGLGCALCVSFLYIPHLIFQWGPHTAMELERYLEILLYNVVGGVTGFLSERETNQRKILEESNLTLQFQAETIVRIEDELRRAERLSTLGELSAVLAHEIRNPLGSIQGTAEILRDDYSPGDRKYEFIQILLKESERLNRVVEDFLRLARPRPATMTACDIIQELRAVATLARIEARKRGIDLELKDVPLPLIQADGEKLRQAFLNILLNALQATPSGGKVTVTAALSELDGGRWILLSFDDTGGGISGDVMEQIFEPFYTTKESGTGLGLAVTRKIIQAHGGSVTLQSEVGRGTSVCVRLPLMRKELEAT, from the coding sequence ATGACCGCAAGAAGCATTCGTCAAACCGGCATACGGTTACTGGTCCTTACCGCATTTATCGGCGGCATCAGTCTTTTCCATTACCTGACGCCGCTGAACAGGCCGATGCTGCACGACATATTCCAGAGACTATACCATCTGCCGATCATTCTTGCGGCTTTCTGGTTCGGGTTGCGCGGCGGCCTCGGCTGTGCTCTCTGCGTCAGTTTCCTGTACATCCCACACCTCATCTTTCAGTGGGGACCACATACCGCCATGGAGCTGGAACGTTATCTCGAAATTCTTCTCTATAACGTCGTTGGTGGAGTAACAGGGTTTTTGTCGGAGAGGGAAACAAATCAGCGGAAAATACTCGAGGAATCGAACCTTACGTTACAGTTCCAAGCCGAGACAATTGTACGTATCGAGGATGAGCTTCGCAGGGCCGAGAGACTTTCGACCCTTGGGGAATTGTCCGCAGTTCTTGCCCACGAAATCAGGAATCCTTTAGGGTCCATTCAGGGAACCGCTGAGATATTGAGGGATGACTACAGTCCTGGTGACAGGAAGTATGAGTTCATCCAGATACTTCTCAAGGAGTCTGAGCGGCTCAACCGGGTGGTCGAGGACTTCCTGAGGCTTGCCCGTCCACGGCCGGCAACCATGACTGCCTGTGACATAATTCAGGAATTGCGTGCCGTGGCAACGCTGGCAAGAATAGAGGCCCGGAAGCGCGGCATTGACCTGGAACTCAAGGATGTGCCACTCCCCCTGATCCAGGCTGACGGAGAGAAGCTGCGACAGGCATTCCTCAATATTCTGCTCAACGCCCTGCAAGCGACTCCATCCGGTGGAAAGGTGACGGTGACTGCCGCTCTCAGTGAACTGGATGGGGGGCGCTGGATTCTGCTCAGCTTCGATGATACCGGCGGCGGTATATCCGGTGATGTCATGGAGCAGATATTCGAACCGTTCTACACGACCAAGGAAAGCGGCACCGGTCTGGGCCTTGCGGTCACACGAAAGATCATCCAGGCGCACGGAGGCTCTGTCACCTTGCAGAGTGAGGTGGGGCGGGGCACATCGGTATGTGTGCGCCTGCCTTTGATGCGCAAGGAGCTGGAGGCGACATGA